One region of Alosa alosa isolate M-15738 ecotype Scorff River chromosome 1, AALO_Geno_1.1, whole genome shotgun sequence genomic DNA includes:
- the LOC125302083 gene encoding NACHT, LRR and PYD domains-containing protein 1b allele 3-like isoform X2 translates to MPAFNRRLPESACIVERHRADLIGHITQVMPLADRLRSLGMLHVEAYEEIRAAKTSQEKMRELFKALDSGGDRVKSAFYCTLRDIHPYLLQDLEGQANRSRRKHFPSPPLAPEGMRGKHTVTEVPRGPTLMQILASFCFLLPFLHLIGQFSQGWMER, encoded by the exons GTGCTTGCATTGTAGAGCGCCACCGAGCAGATCTCATTGGACACATTACCCAAGTGATGCCTCTGGCTGACAGGCTGCGGTCACTGGGCATGCTCCATGTAGAGGCCTACGAAGAGATCCGCGCAGCCAAGACCAGCCAGGAGAAAATGAGGGAGCTCTTCAAAGCTCTGGACTCAGGGGGGGACAGAGTCAAATCTGCCTTTTACTGCACGCTCAGAGATATCCATCCCTACCTGCTTCAAGACCTGG AGGGCCAGGCGAACAGGAGCAGAAGGAAACATTTCCCCAGCCCTCCTCTCGCCCCCGAGGGGATGAGAGGCAAGCACAcag TAACTGAAGTCCCAAGGGGACCGACACTAATGCAGATCCTAG CTTCCTTTTGTTTCCTCCTTCCTTTCCTCCACCTCATAG GGCAATTTAGTCAAGGCTGGATGGAAAGGTAG
- the LOC125302083 gene encoding uncharacterized protein LOC125302083 isoform X1 has translation MPAFNRRLPESACIVERHRADLIGHITQVMPLADRLRSLGMLHVEAYEEIRAAKTSQEKMRELFKALDSGGDRVKSAFYCTLRDIHPYLLQDLEGQANRSRRKHFPSPPLAPEGMRGKHTVTEVPRGPTLMQILASFCFLLPFLHLIGQFSQGWMERYWRAWDEDNTHHTNVANAFGSDIYVELRGPHDRVYTAQIPHDSHESFQTEKGQVTVKIYADDCHKKVLVSKAFDSDISVIVKNDNGNPYFVRSKYGKVWQEEEYKRLLVDEPLKV, from the exons GTGCTTGCATTGTAGAGCGCCACCGAGCAGATCTCATTGGACACATTACCCAAGTGATGCCTCTGGCTGACAGGCTGCGGTCACTGGGCATGCTCCATGTAGAGGCCTACGAAGAGATCCGCGCAGCCAAGACCAGCCAGGAGAAAATGAGGGAGCTCTTCAAAGCTCTGGACTCAGGGGGGGACAGAGTCAAATCTGCCTTTTACTGCACGCTCAGAGATATCCATCCCTACCTGCTTCAAGACCTGG AGGGCCAGGCGAACAGGAGCAGAAGGAAACATTTCCCCAGCCCTCCTCTCGCCCCCGAGGGGATGAGAGGCAAGCACAcag TAACTGAAGTCCCAAGGGGACCGACACTAATGCAGATCCTAG CTTCCTTTTGTTTCCTCCTTCCTTTCCTCCACCTCATAG GGCAATTTAGTCAAGGCTGGATGGAAAG ATATTGGAGGGCCTGGGATgaggacaacacacaccacaccaacgTGGCCAACGCATTTGGAAGTGACATCTACGTAGAATTGAGAGGACCACATGACCGTGTTTATACTGCACAGATTCCACATGATAGTCATGAATCGTTCCAAACAGAAAAGGGGCAAGTCACCGTGAAGATTTATGCTGATGACTGCCATAAGAAGGTCCTTGTTAGCAAAGCATTTGATTCCGACATCAGTGTTATAGTCAAGAATGACAATGGTAATCCATATTTTGTCAGATCCAAGTATGGTAAAGTTTGGCAAGAAGAAGAATACAAACGATTACTTGTTGAtgaacccttaaaggtgtag